A genomic window from Aureibacillus halotolerans includes:
- the dnaB gene encoding replicative DNA helicase encodes MSDMMEGRLPPQNTEAEQAVLGAVFLDPASMTTASELVMPEDFYKTSHQRIFHTMMSLAEKNEPVDLVTVTSELADHKILEEIGGVSYLTQLADSAPTAANIEYYARIVEEKSILRRLIRTATDIAEDGYSRDDEVQNVLSNAEKNIMAISQRKNSGNFKEIKDVLVDTYDNIEMLHNRQGDITGIASGFSELDRMTAGFQRNDLIIVAARPSVGKTAFALNIAQNVAIHANENVAIFSLEMGAEQLVMRMLCAEGNIDAQRLRTGKLTSDDWQKLTMAMGSLSNAGIYIDDTPGIRVNDIRAKCRRLKMEHGIGMILIDYLQLIAGSSRNGGENRQQEVSEISRSLKALARELEVPVIALSQLSRGVESRQDKRPMMSDIRESGSIEQDADIVSFLYRDDYYDKESESQNIIEIIIAKQRNGPVGTVELAFVKEYNKFVNLETRHNEHDMPPGA; translated from the coding sequence ATGAGTGACATGATGGAAGGGCGGCTGCCGCCGCAAAATACGGAAGCGGAGCAGGCAGTGCTCGGGGCTGTGTTTTTAGATCCAGCATCGATGACCACCGCCTCAGAGCTTGTCATGCCAGAGGATTTCTACAAAACGTCTCACCAGCGTATCTTTCATACGATGATGTCGCTAGCAGAAAAAAATGAGCCTGTCGATTTGGTTACTGTTACGTCAGAGCTCGCCGACCACAAAATACTAGAGGAAATCGGCGGCGTTTCCTATTTAACACAGCTCGCTGACTCCGCCCCAACCGCAGCGAACATTGAGTATTACGCGCGTATCGTCGAGGAGAAATCGATCCTGCGTCGATTGATTCGTACAGCCACCGACATTGCAGAGGATGGCTACTCACGAGACGATGAAGTGCAAAACGTTCTTTCCAATGCTGAAAAAAACATCATGGCGATTTCGCAACGAAAAAACTCTGGGAACTTCAAGGAAATTAAAGACGTCCTAGTGGATACGTATGACAACATTGAAATGCTTCATAATCGGCAAGGTGACATTACAGGCATTGCCTCCGGCTTTTCGGAATTGGATCGCATGACAGCCGGTTTTCAACGCAATGACTTGATTATTGTAGCTGCCCGCCCATCCGTAGGTAAGACAGCATTTGCCTTGAACATCGCTCAAAATGTCGCCATTCATGCGAATGAAAATGTCGCGATTTTTAGCTTGGAGATGGGCGCCGAACAGCTCGTCATGCGGATGCTCTGTGCGGAGGGCAACATTGACGCCCAGCGGCTCAGAACGGGCAAACTAACGTCTGATGACTGGCAAAAGCTGACGATGGCGATGGGCAGCCTCTCTAACGCAGGCATTTACATCGATGATACGCCGGGGATAAGAGTCAATGACATACGTGCTAAATGCCGCCGTCTAAAGATGGAGCATGGCATTGGTATGATCTTGATTGACTACCTACAGCTCATTGCGGGCTCCTCACGAAATGGCGGCGAAAACCGCCAGCAAGAGGTTTCCGAGATTTCACGTTCTTTAAAAGCACTCGCCCGTGAGCTTGAAGTTCCTGTTATTGCGCTATCACAGCTCTCCCGTGGTGTTGAATCACGCCAGGACAAACGTCCAATGATGTCTGACATTCGGGAATCCGGGAGTATTGAGCAGGATGCCGATATCGTCTCGTTTTTGTATCGGGACGATTACTATGATAAAGAATCCGAAAGCCAAAACATTATTGAGATTATTATCGCCAAACAACGGAACGGCCCTGTAGGTACTGTTGAGCTTGCGTTTGTGAAGGAATACAATAAGTTCGTTAACCTAGAGACACGGCATAATGAACATGACATGCCGCCTGGTGCATGA
- a CDS encoding DHH family phosphoesterase yields MPNFDARKKYPPQMLVLLALGLIAGLLLVWHEPVTGIVCLLLWAGAAVFAFIAENRQQKQLTTYVSNLSHRVKKVGGEVLQELPLGILLFNERYEIDWANQHLASFLKKESLPGLSLNDISPALIPLLKEEASIETVTLHGRTFRIYFKSDERLLYFFDITEQHELEKQFKDEQIAFGLIYLDNYEEVTQGMDDQLKSNINSQVTSAMNQWAIDHGIYLKKVAADRFFAVLNRRILRTLEKEKFTILDDIRHLTSKQNIPLTLSIAVGSGEAPYPELGFLAQSSLDLALGRGGDQVAIKQTNGKVRFYGGKTNPIEKRTRVRARVISHALRELVLSSDQVFIMGHRYPDMDAVGASLGVLKIAQANDKKGRIVLNPNELDTGVRRLMAEVKENDRLWQHFITPEQAMEAVTRNTLLVIVDTNKPSMVIDERLISKTDHVVVIDHHRRGEDFINDAVLVYMEPYASSTAELVTELLEYQPKGLEVSMLEATALLAGIIVDTKSFTLRTGARTFDAASYLRSKGADTVLVQKFLKEDIDHFVQRAQLISNADIYRDGIAIARGDMEEGVDQVLIAQAADTLLAMNEVTASFVICRREDGKISVSARSLGDINVQLIMESLGGGGHLSNAAAQFEGGTVDEAIARLRKVIDEYLEGGDEE; encoded by the coding sequence ATGCCGAACTTTGACGCCCGAAAGAAATATCCACCGCAGATGCTTGTACTACTTGCCTTAGGGCTCATTGCTGGTCTCCTGCTTGTATGGCATGAGCCGGTCACAGGCATCGTGTGTTTACTCCTTTGGGCGGGAGCGGCGGTGTTTGCGTTTATTGCAGAGAATCGTCAGCAAAAACAATTAACCACATACGTGTCCAATCTCTCTCACCGTGTGAAAAAGGTGGGAGGCGAGGTGTTGCAAGAGCTTCCACTCGGAATTCTCTTGTTTAATGAGCGTTATGAAATTGATTGGGCAAACCAGCACCTGGCTTCGTTTCTGAAAAAGGAAAGCTTGCCAGGCCTGTCCTTAAATGACATTTCTCCTGCGTTGATTCCGTTACTTAAAGAGGAGGCGTCGATTGAGACGGTCACGTTACACGGTCGTACGTTTCGCATCTACTTTAAATCGGATGAACGACTCCTGTATTTCTTTGATATTACAGAGCAGCACGAGCTAGAAAAGCAGTTCAAGGATGAACAAATTGCGTTTGGGCTAATTTACCTCGACAACTATGAGGAAGTCACTCAGGGCATGGACGATCAATTAAAAAGCAACATTAATAGCCAGGTAACCTCAGCGATGAATCAATGGGCCATTGATCACGGCATTTACTTGAAGAAGGTGGCCGCTGATCGTTTCTTTGCCGTTTTGAATCGCCGCATCTTGAGAACTTTGGAAAAAGAAAAGTTTACAATTCTCGACGACATACGCCATTTGACGTCTAAGCAAAACATCCCTCTCACGCTATCGATTGCCGTTGGGAGTGGTGAAGCCCCATACCCTGAGCTTGGGTTTCTGGCCCAATCGAGCCTTGATCTTGCACTCGGGCGTGGCGGCGATCAAGTCGCTATTAAGCAAACCAACGGAAAAGTACGTTTTTACGGAGGCAAAACCAACCCGATCGAAAAACGTACAAGGGTACGTGCGCGCGTCATTTCGCATGCGTTACGGGAGCTTGTGTTATCCAGTGACCAAGTGTTTATTATGGGGCATCGATACCCCGATATGGATGCAGTCGGCGCGTCTCTCGGTGTGCTGAAAATCGCTCAAGCGAATGATAAAAAAGGGCGCATCGTGCTAAATCCAAATGAATTGGACACCGGCGTCCGCCGCCTCATGGCAGAGGTGAAGGAAAATGATCGCCTTTGGCAGCACTTCATCACGCCGGAGCAGGCGATGGAAGCTGTGACACGTAACACGTTGCTTGTGATTGTTGATACAAATAAGCCGTCCATGGTCATTGATGAAAGGCTCATCAGCAAAACCGATCATGTGGTTGTTATTGATCACCATCGTCGCGGTGAGGATTTTATTAATGATGCTGTGCTCGTGTATATGGAGCCTTATGCCTCCTCGACGGCAGAGTTGGTCACCGAATTGCTTGAGTATCAGCCAAAAGGACTTGAGGTCAGTATGCTTGAGGCGACGGCATTGCTTGCAGGCATTATCGTAGATACAAAAAGCTTTACGCTACGAACCGGTGCGCGGACGTTTGATGCGGCATCCTACCTGCGTTCCAAAGGGGCAGATACTGTGCTCGTTCAAAAGTTTCTCAAGGAAGACATTGATCACTTTGTGCAACGGGCACAGCTGATCTCTAATGCGGACATTTACCGTGACGGCATCGCCATTGCGCGAGGCGACATGGAAGAGGGCGTTGATCAAGTGCTCATCGCTCAAGCAGCAGACACATTGCTGGCGATGAATGAAGTGACGGCGTCGTTTGTGATTTGCCGACGAGAAGATGGTAAAATAAGCGTTAGTGCAAGATCTCTCGGAGACATCAATGTGCAGTTGATCATGGAATCGCTCGGGGGAGGCGGTCATTTATCGAATGCAGCCGCTCAATTTGAGGGGGGCACGGTGGATGAAGCCATTGCCCGACTCCGAAAGGTCATTGATGAATATCTTGAAGGGGGAGACGAAGAATGA
- the rpsF gene encoding 30S ribosomal protein S6, whose product MRNYEIMYILRPDLDEEAQKSVNTYFQEVLTNNGATINETKVWGKRRLAYEIDDYREGVYMIVKANCETVAINEFDRLSKINDNILRHMAIREEE is encoded by the coding sequence ATGCGTAACTACGAAATCATGTACATCCTTCGTCCAGACTTGGATGAAGAAGCTCAAAAAAGCGTGAACACTTACTTTCAAGAGGTGTTGACAAACAACGGTGCGACAATCAATGAAACCAAGGTTTGGGGAAAACGCCGCCTTGCTTATGAGATTGATGACTATCGTGAAGGTGTTTATATGATTGTAAAGGCAAACTGTGAAACAGTAGCGATCAATGAGTTCGACCGCCTTTCAAAAATCAACGACAACATCCTTCGTCATATGGCGATTCGCGAAGAAGAATAA
- a CDS encoding adenylosuccinate synthase: MSSVVVVGTQWGDEGKGKITDYLSENAELVARYQGGNNAGHTIVFDGNKYKLHLIPSGIFYADKTCVLGNGMVIDPKALVEELDYLKGHNVSVEKLRISNRAHVILPYHLKLDELEEEQKGANKIGTTKKGIGPAYMDKAARIGIRIADLLDKDEFRKKLEQNLAHKNRLFEKMYETSGFTLDEILDEYYAYGQQFAHFVTDTSVVLNKGLDEGRRVLFEGAQGVMLDIDQGTYPFVTSSNPIAGGVTIGSGVGPSKIQHVVGVSKAYTTRVGDGPFPTELTDEIGDQIRETGNEYGTTTGRPRRVGWFDSVVVRHARRVSGITDLSLNSIDVLTGIETLKICTSYTYQGKVMEEFPASLNVLAQCEPVYEELPGWTEDITGCRSLNELPLNARHYIERISQLTGIPLSIFSVGPDRNQTNTVRSVYAMP; encoded by the coding sequence ATGTCATCAGTCGTGGTCGTAGGAACACAGTGGGGCGATGAAGGCAAAGGGAAAATCACAGACTATTTGTCAGAGAATGCGGAGCTTGTGGCTCGTTATCAAGGTGGTAACAACGCAGGGCATACGATCGTATTTGATGGCAATAAATACAAGCTTCATTTGATTCCTTCTGGCATTTTTTACGCAGATAAAACGTGCGTCCTCGGAAACGGTATGGTTATCGATCCGAAAGCACTTGTTGAAGAATTAGACTACTTAAAAGGCCACAACGTGTCCGTGGAAAAACTACGGATCAGCAATCGTGCCCATGTCATTTTGCCTTACCACTTAAAGCTTGATGAGCTTGAGGAAGAACAAAAGGGCGCCAATAAAATTGGGACGACGAAAAAAGGCATTGGTCCGGCATATATGGACAAAGCGGCACGGATCGGCATCCGCATCGCAGACTTACTAGACAAGGACGAGTTCCGCAAAAAGCTGGAGCAAAACCTTGCTCATAAAAATCGCTTATTTGAGAAAATGTATGAAACGAGCGGCTTTACACTTGATGAGATCCTTGATGAGTATTATGCGTATGGACAACAGTTCGCCCATTTTGTGACGGACACATCTGTTGTGTTGAACAAGGGTCTTGACGAAGGTCGACGCGTACTGTTCGAAGGGGCACAAGGGGTCATGCTCGATATCGATCAGGGCACCTACCCATTTGTGACGTCATCCAATCCAATTGCTGGCGGTGTCACCATCGGTTCTGGTGTGGGTCCGTCAAAAATTCAACACGTGGTTGGTGTTTCAAAGGCATACACCACTCGTGTGGGAGACGGTCCGTTTCCAACAGAATTAACGGATGAGATTGGTGATCAAATTCGTGAAACAGGTAATGAGTATGGCACTACAACGGGTAGACCACGCCGTGTCGGCTGGTTTGATTCGGTTGTCGTGCGCCACGCACGTCGAGTGAGCGGCATTACGGACCTGTCTTTGAATTCGATTGACGTCCTCACAGGCATCGAAACACTAAAAATCTGTACGTCTTACACGTACCAAGGCAAAGTGATGGAAGAATTTCCAGCAAGCCTGAACGTGCTGGCGCAATGCGAGCCTGTGTACGAAGAGTTGCCAGGGTGGACGGAAGATATTACAGGCTGCCGTTCGTTAAATGAGCTGCCATTGAATGCGCGCCATTACATTGAGCGTATTTCTCAGTTGACAGGTATTCCGTTGTCGATCTTTTCTGTAGGACCAGATCGCAACCAAACCAACACGGTACGAAGCGTTTACGCGATGCCATAA
- a CDS encoding ATP-binding cassette domain-containing protein: MNIIEVKSVYKKFRGVTLFEGASAEFNHGEIHGIIGPNGSGKSVFFKMICGFIQPDQGTITIDPTYRSKAHGFPDNFGIIIDRPGYIAGKTGFANLQRLAAIQDKITDEDIVKTMKRVGLQPEAKQKVKNYSLGMKQKLALAQAIMEDQQVLILDEPFNALDKDSVTSVRQLLLDLKAQGKTIIMTSHQENDIELLCDKVYRIDQYKLEEVERKMPT, encoded by the coding sequence ATGAATATTATCGAAGTAAAGTCTGTGTATAAAAAATTTAGAGGCGTCACATTGTTTGAAGGCGCTTCAGCTGAATTCAATCATGGTGAAATCCACGGAATCATTGGTCCAAATGGTTCGGGGAAGTCGGTATTCTTTAAAATGATTTGTGGGTTTATTCAACCGGATCAGGGGACGATTACGATTGATCCTACATATAGAAGCAAAGCCCACGGGTTTCCGGACAACTTTGGCATCATCATTGACCGTCCTGGCTACATTGCAGGAAAAACGGGGTTTGCAAACTTGCAAAGGCTGGCCGCCATTCAGGATAAGATTACGGATGAGGACATTGTGAAGACAATGAAGAGAGTCGGATTGCAGCCGGAGGCAAAGCAGAAAGTAAAAAACTATTCACTTGGCATGAAGCAAAAATTGGCGTTAGCCCAGGCTATTATGGAAGACCAGCAAGTGCTAATTCTGGACGAGCCCTTTAATGCTTTGGACAAAGACAGTGTCACGTCAGTACGGCAATTGCTGCTGGATTTAAAGGCCCAAGGGAAAACCATTATTATGACGAGCCATCAGGAAAATGATATTGAGCTGTTGTGCGACAAGGTCTATCGAATCGATCAGTACAAGCTGGAGGAAGTCGAGCGGAAAATGCCAACGTAA
- the ssb gene encoding single-stranded DNA-binding protein, producing MLNRVVLVGRLTRDPELRYTPNGQAVANFTLAVDRPFTNQQGTREADFLNCVVWRRQAENVANFLKKGSLAGVDGRIQSRSYDNQEGRRVYITEVVAESVQFLEPKSAKTGGENQGQGNQYGGGYGDDPYASSAPPQNQGSSYGGGNNQGRSNQNQRQDDPFADEGQPIDISDDDLPF from the coding sequence ATGTTGAATCGTGTCGTACTCGTTGGTCGATTGACTCGTGATCCTGAGCTCAGATACACACCAAATGGTCAAGCTGTCGCCAATTTTACATTGGCCGTCGACCGACCATTTACGAATCAGCAAGGAACGCGTGAAGCTGATTTCTTAAACTGTGTCGTGTGGCGACGTCAGGCAGAAAATGTAGCAAACTTCCTGAAAAAAGGCAGTCTTGCTGGTGTAGATGGCCGGATCCAGTCAAGAAGCTATGATAACCAAGAAGGACGACGCGTCTACATTACTGAAGTTGTCGCGGAAAGCGTCCAATTTTTGGAGCCGAAAAGCGCCAAAACTGGCGGTGAAAACCAAGGGCAAGGGAATCAGTATGGTGGCGGATATGGAGATGATCCTTATGCATCCTCTGCACCTCCGCAAAACCAAGGTTCATCCTATGGTGGCGGCAACAATCAGGGACGGTCGAACCAAAATCAGCGGCAGGACGATCCATTTGCCGATGAAGGTCAGCCGATTGACATTTCAGACGATGACTTGCCGTTTTAA
- the ychF gene encoding redox-regulated ATPase YchF has protein sequence MALTTGIVGLPNVGKSTLFNAITQAGAESANYPFCTIDPNVGIVEVPDHRLNKLTELVKPKKTVPTAFEFTDIAGIVKGASKGEGLGNQFLSHIRQVDAISHVVRCFEDDNITHVSGQVDPIDDIETINLELILADLESVEKRLTRVAKLAKQKDKTAVIEHDVLVRLKEAFEAEQPARSLEFSKEEAPIVKGLHLLTSKPVLYVANVSEEEVADASNNALVKKVQDFASQEQAEVIVVCAKVESEIAELDGEEKAMFLDELGIEESGLDQLIRAAYGLLGLGTYFTAGEQEVRAWTFRSGIKAPQAAGIIHTDFERGFIRAETVSYEDLVDAESMGVARERGKVRLEGKEYIVQDGDVIHFRFNV, from the coding sequence ATGGCATTAACGACAGGTATCGTCGGTCTGCCGAACGTCGGCAAATCGACTCTTTTTAATGCAATTACACAAGCTGGAGCGGAATCGGCCAACTATCCATTTTGTACGATTGATCCCAATGTGGGGATTGTGGAAGTACCCGATCATCGATTGAACAAATTAACCGAGCTCGTCAAACCGAAAAAGACTGTGCCAACCGCATTTGAATTTACAGACATCGCTGGTATTGTAAAAGGCGCGAGCAAAGGCGAAGGACTTGGCAATCAATTTTTGTCTCATATTCGCCAAGTGGATGCGATTTCGCATGTCGTCCGTTGCTTTGAGGATGATAATATTACGCATGTGTCTGGGCAAGTCGATCCAATTGACGACATCGAAACGATTAATCTTGAGCTTATTTTGGCAGACCTTGAAAGTGTGGAAAAGCGTCTGACCCGTGTAGCGAAGCTGGCAAAGCAAAAGGATAAAACAGCTGTCATTGAGCATGATGTGCTCGTTCGCTTGAAAGAAGCTTTTGAAGCTGAGCAACCTGCAAGGTCCCTTGAATTTTCAAAGGAGGAGGCGCCAATTGTTAAAGGCCTCCATCTATTAACGAGCAAGCCAGTGCTTTATGTTGCTAATGTGAGCGAGGAAGAAGTCGCTGATGCGTCAAACAATGCCCTTGTGAAAAAAGTGCAGGATTTTGCTAGTCAGGAACAAGCTGAAGTCATTGTTGTCTGTGCAAAAGTCGAGTCGGAAATCGCTGAGCTTGATGGTGAGGAAAAGGCGATGTTCTTAGACGAGCTTGGCATTGAGGAGTCAGGACTAGATCAGCTCATTCGTGCGGCGTATGGTTTGCTTGGGCTCGGTACGTATTTTACTGCCGGTGAGCAAGAAGTGCGTGCATGGACATTCCGAAGCGGGATTAAAGCACCTCAAGCAGCTGGTATTATCCATACGGATTTTGAGCGAGGCTTTATCCGGGCAGAAACCGTTTCATATGAGGACCTTGTCGATGCAGAATCGATGGGTGTGGCTCGTGAGCGTGGAAAGGTTCGTCTAGAAGGAAAAGAATACATTGTTCAGGACGGCGATGTGATTCATTTCCGTTTTAATGTGTAG
- the rplI gene encoding 50S ribosomal protein L9, whose protein sequence is MKVIFTQDVKGKGTKGETKNVSDGYARNFLLKNGYAVEATTANMKSLQQQKKKIQELENEELEDAKALKDEVEKLEVSLQTKAGEGGRLFGSITSKQIADELKKAHNLKVDKRKIELDQPIRSLGYTKVPVKLHPDVTATLKVHVKEA, encoded by the coding sequence ATGAAGGTTATCTTTACACAGGACGTGAAAGGAAAAGGAACGAAAGGCGAGACAAAAAACGTTTCTGATGGCTATGCTAGAAATTTCCTTTTGAAAAATGGGTATGCAGTAGAAGCAACGACTGCTAACATGAAATCATTGCAGCAGCAAAAGAAAAAAATACAAGAACTAGAAAACGAAGAGCTTGAAGATGCGAAAGCATTGAAGGATGAGGTTGAAAAGCTTGAAGTCTCCTTGCAGACGAAGGCAGGGGAAGGCGGTCGTTTGTTTGGTTCAATCACAAGCAAACAAATCGCTGATGAGTTGAAAAAAGCTCATAACCTCAAGGTGGATAAACGCAAAATTGAACTGGATCAGCCGATTCGTTCCTTAGGGTATACGAAGGTTCCAGTGAAGCTGCACCCGGACGTCACGGCAACACTGAAGGTGCATGTGAAAGAAGCGTAA
- a CDS encoding DUF2232 domain-containing protein: MTISNVVKEGFLLFLLYFALLLIGVNSPFFALIWMLLPLPFAVHASRHGVKAGGALGLIAIVASSLVYVYVGLFAIPAVVLGVGIGHWVMSKKSPFFIWAYSALIYVAMSIATVLTLTFVFQMDVNALYEANMEQTLAMSQQTFQSLGDDFAQEQADVLRAGFEEMRQLMPTLVAGSCAMLGWLTTILTLSVLKTTSPEKPRAWEPFRNWQFPKGYAIFYIIVSLLTMFINDDSAFSVMLLNIFAVLLVLMAIQGFSFIFYFCRVKGYSKAIPIIVTIVSLLFSFITLFLIRFIGVFDLIFQLRSRLKSGK; encoded by the coding sequence TTGACGATATCAAACGTTGTTAAAGAAGGATTTCTTCTGTTTTTGCTTTACTTTGCCCTACTGTTGATTGGCGTCAACAGCCCGTTCTTTGCTCTCATCTGGATGCTTCTCCCCTTGCCATTTGCTGTTCACGCATCAAGGCACGGTGTAAAAGCTGGCGGTGCCCTAGGTCTCATTGCGATTGTCGCAAGTAGTCTTGTGTATGTGTATGTCGGATTGTTTGCCATCCCTGCCGTGGTTCTTGGCGTTGGCATTGGCCATTGGGTCATGAGCAAAAAGAGCCCGTTTTTCATCTGGGCTTACAGTGCTCTGATTTATGTCGCTATGTCTATAGCAACGGTATTGACCTTAACATTTGTTTTTCAAATGGATGTCAATGCGCTCTATGAAGCCAATATGGAACAAACCCTTGCCATGTCTCAGCAAACGTTCCAATCGCTTGGAGATGATTTTGCTCAGGAGCAAGCGGACGTTTTGCGAGCCGGATTTGAAGAGATGAGACAATTGATGCCCACCTTAGTGGCAGGCTCGTGTGCCATGCTCGGTTGGTTGACGACAATCCTTACGCTGTCTGTGCTCAAGACCACATCGCCTGAAAAGCCTAGAGCTTGGGAGCCCTTTCGTAACTGGCAGTTTCCTAAAGGGTACGCGATCTTTTATATTATCGTGTCGCTGCTAACGATGTTTATTAACGACGACAGCGCCTTTTCCGTCATGTTGTTGAATATATTTGCTGTATTGCTCGTATTGATGGCGATACAGGGATTTTCGTTTATTTTTTATTTCTGCCGCGTGAAAGGGTACTCGAAAGCCATTCCTATTATCGTGACGATCGTGTCGCTGTTGTTCTCGTTTATCACACTTTTCCTGATTCGTTTTATTGGCGTTTTTGATTTGATTTTTCAGCTTCGCAGCCGATTGAAATCAGGAAAGTAA
- the rpsR gene encoding 30S ribosomal protein S18, with protein sequence MARRGRAKRKKVCYFTANGIKHIDYKEVDLLKRFVSERGKILPRRVTGTSAKYQRKLTAAIKRARQMALLPYVSE encoded by the coding sequence ATGGCTAGACGTGGACGCGCAAAGCGTAAAAAGGTGTGTTATTTTACAGCGAACGGTATTAAACACATTGATTATAAAGAAGTAGACCTTCTTAAACGGTTCGTGTCAGAACGTGGAAAAATTCTTCCACGTCGTGTAACGGGAACTTCTGCAAAATATCAGCGTAAATTAACAGCTGCTATTAAACGAGCTAGACAAATGGCATTATTGCCATATGTCAGTGAGTAA
- a CDS encoding LysM peptidoglycan-binding domain-containing M23 family metallopeptidase yields the protein MKANFTMKTVGAFFGKKARYTGLVLVATGLVTAGSSIVHAGDNGVIDTVYHVYQGDQKIATVSDKQIIDDVIDEKIDAAEQQHSELTYKLGQSFSILPERTFSASYQNERGRTALEKSLEVDAKAVGILVEGEEEPVVYVQDKATAKSILKDMKTNFVDEKDLDLLEKKQEASSEKNQANENGTQKKKGSTLLDVRFSKKVSFKTKFVDEKDILSEDDARKLLKKGSLEDETHVVEQGEVFSEVATTYDLDTDKLMALNPGIQNQNQLRIGQSLNVTARHPYLSVVVSTAETKEETIPFKTVVKEDDTMYKGEDKVTQQGKDGSQTVTYQKTKVNGVLSETTVIARDVTGKAQDKVVVKGTKVVPSRGTGELAWPTNGGSITSRMGQRWGKQHKGIDIAGASNLTIKAADNGVVEFAGVQSGYGNKIVIDHNNGTKTIYAHMSSLSVSAGETVPKGTKIGVMGSTGQSTGTHLHFEVYVNGTLTNPLTKLPSR from the coding sequence GTGAAAGCAAACTTTACAATGAAGACCGTTGGGGCGTTTTTTGGAAAGAAGGCGCGCTATACAGGTCTTGTTCTAGTCGCAACCGGACTTGTGACTGCGGGTAGCTCGATTGTTCATGCGGGGGACAATGGTGTCATTGACACAGTGTACCATGTGTATCAAGGTGATCAAAAAATTGCTACGGTCAGTGACAAACAGATTATAGACGACGTTATAGATGAAAAAATAGATGCAGCAGAACAACAACATAGTGAATTAACGTATAAGCTAGGCCAATCGTTTAGCATTCTACCAGAGCGAACTTTTTCGGCAAGCTACCAAAACGAGCGAGGGCGTACAGCGCTTGAAAAATCGCTGGAAGTGGATGCGAAGGCGGTAGGCATCCTCGTTGAAGGTGAAGAAGAGCCTGTTGTGTATGTGCAGGACAAGGCCACAGCAAAGTCGATACTTAAGGACATGAAAACGAATTTCGTTGATGAAAAGGACCTGGATCTTTTGGAGAAAAAGCAAGAGGCTTCTTCAGAAAAGAACCAGGCCAATGAAAATGGAACACAGAAAAAGAAAGGTTCTACGTTATTAGACGTACGCTTTTCAAAGAAAGTTTCATTTAAAACGAAATTTGTTGATGAGAAAGACATTCTATCTGAAGATGATGCGCGAAAGCTACTGAAAAAAGGTTCACTTGAGGACGAAACGCATGTTGTTGAACAAGGCGAGGTTTTCAGTGAGGTGGCCACTACGTATGATTTGGATACGGACAAGCTGATGGCATTAAATCCAGGTATTCAGAATCAGAACCAGCTTAGAATAGGACAATCGTTGAATGTGACAGCCCGTCATCCGTATTTGAGCGTTGTCGTTTCTACTGCTGAAACGAAAGAAGAAACCATTCCCTTTAAAACGGTAGTAAAAGAAGACGACACAATGTACAAAGGTGAGGACAAGGTGACGCAGCAAGGCAAGGACGGCTCGCAAACCGTGACGTATCAAAAAACAAAAGTGAACGGCGTGCTGAGTGAGACCACTGTCATTGCCCGTGATGTGACCGGAAAAGCCCAAGACAAGGTCGTTGTCAAAGGCACGAAGGTAGTGCCTTCACGAGGAACAGGAGAGCTAGCATGGCCAACAAACGGTGGCAGCATTACGAGTAGAATGGGTCAACGTTGGGGCAAGCAACATAAAGGCATTGACATTGCTGGAGCAAGCAACCTCACGATAAAAGCAGCAGACAATGGCGTTGTTGAATTTGCAGGTGTTCAAAGTGGTTATGGAAACAAGATCGTAATTGACCATAACAACGGTACAAAAACCATCTATGCACATATGTCGAGCCTTTCCGTCAGTGCTGGAGAAACCGTGCCAAAGGGAACGAAGATTGGAGTGATGGGCTCTACTGGCCAATCTACAGGAACTCATCTTCACTTTGAAGTTTATGTGAACGGCACTTTAACGAATCCATTAACCAAGCTTCCAAGCAGATAA